The following are encoded in a window of Balaenoptera ricei isolate mBalRic1 chromosome 1, mBalRic1.hap2, whole genome shotgun sequence genomic DNA:
- the TNFRSF1B gene encoding tumor necrosis factor receptor superfamily member 1B, producing the protein MVPTAFWAALAVGLQLWAAGRAVPAQAVFIPYVPEPGSSCRLQEYYDTKVQMCCSKCPPGYHVHSLCNKTSDTVCDSCESSTYTRLWNLVPACFSCNSRCSSDQLETQACTTKQNRICTCKPGWYCTLGRQEGCRLCVPLRKCGPGFGVARPGTATSNVACTPCAPGTFSDTTSSTDTCRPHRICSSVAVRGTSEMDAVCTSVLPTLKGTPGPALTRSQHVEPTPGPSMAPSTSVRLTMVPGPPSYPVEGRNTANISFPIGLIVGVTALGLLIIVLVNCVIMTQKKKKPFCLHGDAKVPHLPADKARSAPGLEQQHLLTTAPSSSSSSLESSASATDRRAPSRPQLQAPGVEKAGGSGEAPASCGSSAEASSGGHGTQVNVTCIVNVCSSSDHSSQCPSQASSTRDTDTSPSGSPKDEQVPFSKEECPFQSQPGAPETLLQSPEEKPLPLGVPDAGMKPS; encoded by the exons GCTGTGTTTATCCCCTATGTCCCGGAGCCCGGAAGCTCGTGCCGGCTGCAAGAATACTACGACACAAAGGTCCAGATGTGCTGCAGCAAGTGTCCACCAG GCTACCACGTACATTCCTTATGCAACAAGACCTCAGACACCGTGTGTGACTCCTGCGAGAGCAGCACATACACCCGGCTCTGGAACTTGGTCCCCGCGTGCTTTAGCTGTAACTCCCGCTGCAGCTCTG ACCAGTTGGAAACTCAAGCCTGCACAACAAAACAGAACCGCATCTGCACCTGCAAGCCGGGCTGGTACTGCACCCTGGGAAGACAGGAGGGGTGCCGGCTGTGCGTGCCACTGCGCAAATGTGGCCCTGGCTTCGGCGTGGCCAGACCGG GAACTGCAACATCAAATGTGGCGTGCACTCCCTGTGCCCCAGGGACGTTCTCCGACACAACGTCATCCACAGACACTTGCAGGCCCCACCGGAT ctgtAGCTCGGTGGCCGTCCGTGGCACCTCAGAGATGGATGCAGTCTGCACGTCTGTGCTCCCCACCCTGAAAGGGACCCCGGGCCCAGCCCTCACAAGATCCCAACACGTGGAGCCGACTCCAGGGCCCAGCATGGCTCCAAGCACCTCCGTCCGGCTCACGATGGTCCCAGGTCCTCCAAGTTACCCAGTTGAAGGGCGCAACACAGCAAACATCTCTTTTCCCATTG GACTGATTGTAGGTGTGACAGCGTTGGGTCTGCTAATAATAGTCCTGGTGAACTGTGTCATCATGACCCAGAAAAAAA AGAAGCCCTTCTGCCTGCACGGAGACGCCAAGGTG CCGCATCTGCCAGCTGACAAGGCTCGAAGTGCCCCAGGCCTCGAGCAGCAGCACCTGCTGACCACGGCGCCAAGCTCCAGCAGCAGTTCCCTGGAGAGCTCGGCCAGCGCCACGGACAGGAGGGCGCCCTCCAGGCCCCAGCTGCAGGCGCCGGGCGTGGAGAAGGCCGGCGGGTCTGGGGAGGCCCCGGCCAGCTGCGGGAGCTCAG CAGAGGCATCGTCTGGTGGCCACGGGACCCAGGTCAATGTCACCTGCATCGTCAACGTTTGCAGCAGCTCTGACCACAGCTCTCAATGCCCCTCCCAGGCCAGCTCCACGAGGGACACAGACACCAGCCCCTCCGGCTCCCCGAAAGATGAGCAGGTCCCCTTCTCCAAGGAGGAATGCCCTTTCCAGTCCCAGCCGGGGGCTCCAGAGACTCTGCTGCAGAGCCCAGAGGAGAAGCCCCTGCCCCTCGGTGTGCCTGATGCCGGGATGAAGCCCAGCTAA